A single genomic interval of Gemmatimonadota bacterium harbors:
- a CDS encoding PIN domain-containing protein yields MTSRQVGFDPAERTSLLNTLCAIATQVIAVPFRGPLPDPEDRMFVEVALGGRADAIITGNVKHFPIGRARLDFAILTPRQCVERLRSDPRRPTGRG; encoded by the coding sequence GTGACCTCGCGCCAGGTCGGCTTTGATCCGGCGGAGCGAACCTCCCTTCTCAACACCCTGTGCGCCATTGCCACGCAGGTCATCGCCGTACCGTTCAGGGGTCCCCTTCCTGATCCCGAGGATCGCATGTTCGTTGAAGTCGCGCTGGGCGGCCGCGCCGACGCCATCATCACGGGCAATGTCAAGCATTTCCCCATTGGCCGCGCTCGACTCGATTTTGCGATCCTCACGCCGCGACAGTGCGTGGAGCGGCTCCGGAGTGACCCGCGACGTCCGACAGGCCGGGGGTGA
- a CDS encoding PIN domain-containing protein yields MRVVVVDTNVLVSGMLSGASPPAEVLQLILQGELRLLLDSRIIAESMR; encoded by the coding sequence GTGCGCGTCGTCGTGGTAGACACCAACGTCCTGGTGTCAGGGATGCTATCGGGCGCCAGCCCGCCGGCTGAGGTCCTGCAGCTGATCCTCCAGGGAGAGCTGCGTCTCCTGCTCGATTCCCGGATCATCGCCGAGTCGATGAGGTGA
- a CDS encoding N-acyl homoserine lactonase family protein, with the protein MRSPALSCLLVLAGCATATRTPAPQYDAFAVKFGALANFRVRGLIAGADTARRIDATLMVWPLRAANGDIIMVDAGFTREKFLTQWKPVDYVTPDSALRRAGFDPARVTDIIISHIHWDHADGVERFPNARIWLQRDEFDYYVGPNGEAKAPAIDPEVAAMYRRLFAAGRIRLAAGDSAEVRPGIRVHTGGKHTWASQFVSVRTSHGTVVIASDNAYLYENLDQSRPLAQTLDSLSNLRAQRTMRALASSPALVIPGHDPAVMTRFPASGTGAVALRPKD; encoded by the coding sequence ATGCGATCCCCTGCCCTCTCCTGCCTCCTCGTCCTCGCGGGCTGTGCGACGGCCACGCGCACGCCGGCGCCACAGTACGATGCCTTCGCGGTGAAGTTCGGGGCGCTCGCCAACTTTCGCGTGCGCGGCCTCATCGCAGGGGCTGATACCGCGCGACGTATCGACGCGACCTTGATGGTCTGGCCGCTGCGAGCCGCGAACGGCGACATCATCATGGTCGACGCCGGCTTCACTCGCGAGAAGTTCCTCACCCAATGGAAGCCGGTCGACTACGTCACGCCGGACAGTGCACTGCGTCGGGCCGGCTTCGACCCCGCGCGAGTGACCGACATCATCATCTCGCACATCCATTGGGATCATGCCGACGGGGTCGAGCGGTTTCCCAATGCACGCATCTGGCTCCAGCGCGACGAGTTTGACTACTACGTCGGCCCCAACGGTGAAGCAAAGGCTCCGGCGATCGACCCCGAGGTCGCGGCGATGTACCGACGGCTCTTCGCCGCGGGGCGCATTCGCTTGGCAGCCGGCGACTCCGCCGAGGTCCGGCCGGGGATCCGCGTGCACACCGGGGGCAAGCACACCTGGGCGTCGCAGTTTGTCTCAGTACGCACCTCACACGGCACCGTGGTGATCGCGTCCGACAACGCCTACCTGTACGAGAACCTCGACCAGTCGCGCCCGCTCGCGCAGACCCTCGACTCCCTGTCCAACCTCCGCGCGCAGCGTACCATGCGTGCGCTCGCCAGCTCACCCGCACTCGTCATCCCGGGCCACGACCCGGCCGTGATGACGCGCTTTCCAGCCTCCGGAACCGGCGCCGTCGCCCTCCGCCCTAAGGACTGA